From the genome of Proteus vulgaris, one region includes:
- the argS gene encoding arginine--tRNA ligase, translated as MNIQAFLSEKISVAMCAAGAPADSEPLVRQSAKVQFGDYQANGVMGAAKKMGIPPRQLAEKILEQLDITGIADKVEIAGPGFINIFLSPQWVAKQAEDALVDEHLNVTSVTPQTIVIDYSSPNVAKQMHVGHLRSTIIGDASARTLSFLGHNVIRANHLGDWGTQFGMLIAYLEKKQNENAADMALSDLEEFYREAKKCYDEDEVFAERARNYVVKLQGGDEYCRTMWRKLVDITMQQNQVTYQRLNVTLTEDDIMGESLYNPMLPGIVADLKAKGLAVESEGATVVFLDEYKNKEGEPMGVIVQKKDGGYLYTTTDIACAKYRHDNLHADRVLYYIDSRQHQHLMQAWTIVRKAGYIPDSMLLEHHMFGMMLGKDGRPFKTRSGGTIRLTDLLDEAQERARTLIAEKNPDMDKDELNNVARVVGIGAVKYADLSKNRTTDYIFDWDLMLSFEGNTAPYMQYAYTRVASIFKRAEIDENTLTQPITLAQSHEKQLALRLVQFDETIMQVAREGTPHVMCAYLYDLAQTFSGFYENCPILSAEDENTRQSRLKLARLTARTLKQGLDTLGIETVDRM; from the coding sequence CCGCTGATAGCGAACCACTTGTCCGTCAGTCAGCCAAAGTGCAATTTGGTGACTATCAGGCAAATGGTGTCATGGGAGCAGCAAAAAAAATGGGGATCCCACCCCGACAACTCGCAGAGAAAATTCTGGAACAGCTTGATATTACAGGTATTGCAGATAAAGTTGAAATCGCGGGCCCTGGTTTTATCAATATCTTCTTATCGCCACAATGGGTTGCAAAGCAAGCAGAAGACGCATTAGTCGATGAACATCTGAATGTAACATCTGTTACACCTCAAACTATTGTTATTGATTATTCTTCTCCCAACGTTGCAAAACAAATGCATGTCGGCCACTTACGCTCTACGATTATTGGCGATGCAAGTGCGCGTACATTATCTTTCTTAGGTCATAACGTTATTCGTGCTAATCACCTTGGTGATTGGGGTACGCAATTTGGTATGTTAATTGCGTATTTAGAAAAAAAACAAAACGAAAATGCCGCAGATATGGCGTTATCTGATCTCGAAGAGTTCTATCGTGAAGCAAAAAAATGCTATGACGAAGATGAAGTCTTTGCAGAGCGTGCGCGTAATTACGTTGTAAAATTACAAGGCGGTGATGAGTATTGCCGTACAATGTGGCGCAAACTTGTTGATATCACGATGCAACAAAACCAAGTGACTTATCAGCGCCTTAACGTCACATTAACTGAAGATGACATTATGGGTGAAAGTCTCTATAACCCAATGTTACCTGGTATTGTTGCTGACTTAAAAGCAAAAGGCCTTGCTGTAGAAAGTGAAGGTGCAACCGTTGTTTTCCTTGATGAATATAAAAACAAGGAAGGCGAACCTATGGGTGTTATCGTTCAGAAAAAAGACGGTGGCTACCTTTATACAACAACCGATATTGCTTGTGCTAAATATCGTCACGATAATCTACATGCTGATCGTGTTCTCTATTATATCGACTCTCGCCAACATCAGCATTTAATGCAAGCATGGACAATTGTCCGTAAAGCAGGTTATATCCCTGATTCAATGTTACTTGAACACCATATGTTCGGCATGATGTTAGGTAAAGACGGTCGTCCATTTAAAACACGTTCTGGTGGTACTATCCGTTTAACGGATTTACTCGATGAAGCACAAGAAAGAGCGCGCACATTAATTGCTGAAAAAAATCCAGATATGGATAAAGATGAATTAAATAATGTTGCTCGCGTTGTTGGTATTGGTGCTGTGAAATACGCTGACTTATCTAAAAACCGTACAACGGATTACATCTTTGATTGGGATCTGATGTTAAGCTTTGAAGGTAATACCGCACCTTATATGCAATATGCTTATACTCGTGTTGCTTCAATTTTTAAACGTGCTGAAATTGATGAAAACACATTAACTCAGCCGATCACATTAGCACAGTCTCATGAAAAACAACTTGCATTACGTTTAGTGCAATTTGATGAGACCATCATGCAAGTTGCTCGTGAAGGAACACCTCATGTGATGTGTGCTTATCTCTACGATTTGGCACAAACCTTCTCTGGTTTTTATGAAAACTGCCCTATCTTATCTGCTGAAGATGAAAACACTCGCCAAAGCCGTCTAAAACTGGCGCGCTTGACCGCAAGAACCTTAAAACAAGGTTTAGATACTTTAGGGATCGAAACGGTTGATAGAATGTAA